The Abditibacteriota bacterium genome includes a region encoding these proteins:
- the ppk1 gene encoding polyphosphate kinase 1, whose translation MADEKKLLLDNRDLSWIKFNSRVLEEAEDASVPLLERLNFLSIYCSNTDEFCKVRIGKLHHAVLNDVKGKAYDKQNNAGNVLDKVYKEAQRAQLRADKDFREVMTLLGEGECPVRHLKPEELTEADKAFLRDYFREALSPILEPMFLDRRQPFPLYGCKDIIAGCIITKKKTARSVGLVRVPSDAERVVFLPSDKGLRYMLCEEVVLLFLPVIFGEWQIESSGLFAMLENADISENASLYPCEDSPRVVMEKILARRDLQAPAVVKLCGSDSDLLGIWLQKALYLDDGRLAKREMPLNIKYIGSLKDRLPAERVAALTYPKQPPTVPAWAEGSLIDKALEQDRLLVYPYNDVEVFVRFVEEVASSPRVKAVSITLYRVAKQSRIAEALMAAAKAGKQVTVMVELRARFDEANNIYWAKRLEEAGCRVLYGVPEYKVHSKVLLIELGGEEEGKYIMQFGTGNYNEVTSRIYTDCSLLTSDPELAEDALAFFESLDRQKFMDRSRALLVAPVIMKRSLMKLVYDETEKAKKGQPARIWLKMNSISDKELITRLIDASRAGVDVRLCVRGIACLLPGANGDDIELRSIVGRYLEHARIYVFGADSSAAVYISSADFMSRNTEKRIEVAAPVRDPVLKEKVVRLMELTFADNVKARILQADGKYTRRPPEGARIVSQDELFGL comes from the coding sequence ATGGCAGACGAAAAAAAGCTGTTGCTCGACAACAGAGACCTGAGCTGGATCAAATTCAACAGCCGAGTGCTGGAGGAAGCGGAGGACGCTTCGGTACCGCTCCTGGAAAGGCTGAATTTTCTCTCTATATACTGCAGCAATACAGACGAGTTCTGCAAGGTGCGCATAGGCAAGCTGCACCACGCCGTGCTCAACGACGTCAAGGGCAAGGCTTATGACAAGCAGAACAACGCCGGCAACGTCCTCGACAAGGTGTACAAGGAAGCCCAGCGGGCCCAGCTGAGGGCCGACAAGGACTTCCGGGAGGTGATGACGCTGCTCGGCGAGGGAGAATGCCCCGTCCGTCACCTGAAGCCCGAAGAGCTGACCGAGGCAGACAAGGCGTTTTTGAGGGACTATTTCAGAGAGGCCCTCTCTCCCATTCTGGAGCCCATGTTTCTGGACAGGCGCCAGCCCTTCCCTCTCTACGGCTGCAAGGACATCATAGCGGGCTGCATCATCACCAAAAAGAAGACCGCCAGGTCGGTGGGCCTCGTCCGGGTACCCTCCGACGCCGAAAGAGTGGTGTTTTTGCCCTCCGACAAGGGCCTGAGGTATATGCTGTGCGAGGAAGTGGTCCTGCTCTTCCTCCCGGTCATATTCGGCGAATGGCAGATAGAAAGCAGCGGCCTCTTTGCCATGCTGGAAAATGCGGACATATCCGAAAACGCCTCGCTGTATCCCTGTGAGGACAGTCCCCGGGTCGTCATGGAAAAGATACTTGCGCGCCGGGACCTGCAGGCCCCCGCGGTGGTCAAGCTCTGCGGCAGCGACAGCGACCTGCTGGGCATATGGCTCCAGAAGGCTCTGTATCTGGACGACGGCAGGCTGGCAAAGCGGGAGATGCCCCTCAACATCAAATATATCGGCAGCCTGAAGGACAGACTGCCGGCCGAGCGGGTCGCCGCCCTCACCTATCCAAAGCAGCCCCCCACGGTCCCTGCCTGGGCGGAGGGCTCCCTCATCGACAAAGCGCTGGAGCAGGACAGGCTCCTGGTGTATCCCTACAACGACGTGGAGGTATTCGTCCGGTTCGTGGAAGAAGTCGCTTCCAGCCCCAGAGTAAAGGCTGTGAGCATCACCCTCTACAGAGTGGCCAAACAGTCCCGGATAGCCGAGGCCCTGATGGCGGCTGCCAAAGCCGGCAAACAGGTGACCGTCATGGTAGAGCTGAGAGCCCGCTTTGACGAGGCCAACAACATCTACTGGGCAAAGCGGCTGGAGGAAGCCGGCTGCCGGGTGCTGTACGGCGTGCCCGAATACAAGGTCCACTCAAAGGTGCTGCTGATAGAGCTGGGAGGCGAAGAGGAAGGCAAATACATCATGCAGTTCGGCACGGGCAATTACAACGAGGTCACCTCGCGCATATACACCGACTGTTCGCTGCTGACCTCCGATCCGGAGCTGGCAGAGGATGCCCTGGCCTTCTTTGAATCCCTCGACAGGCAAAAGTTTATGGACAGGTCCCGGGCTCTGCTGGTAGCCCCCGTGATCATGAAAAGATCGTTGATGAAGCTGGTGTATGACGAGACCGAAAAGGCCAAGAAGGGCCAGCCGGCCCGTATCTGGCTCAAGATGAATTCCATCTCGGACAAGGAGCTCATCACCAGGCTCATAGACGCCTCCAGAGCCGGAGTGGACGTGCGCCTGTGCGTCAGGGGCATAGCCTGCCTGCTCCCCGGCGCCAACGGCGACGACATAGAGCTGCGGAGCATAGTGGGCCGGTATCTGGAGCACGCCAGGATATACGTCTTCGGAGCGGACAGCAGCGCGGCAGTCTATATATCGTCGGCTGATTTTATGTCCCGCAACACCGAAAAGCGCATAGAGGTGGCGGCTCCCGTCAGGGATCCCGTCCTGAAGGAAAAGGTCGTCAGGCTCATGGAGCTGACCTTTGCCGACAACGTGAAGGCCCGCATCCTGCAGGCTGACGGCAAATACACCCGCCGGCCCCCCGAAGGCGCCAGGATCGTCAGCCAGGACGAGCTGTTCGGACTGTAG
- a CDS encoding VWA domain-containing protein, translating into MKTVKKLNVAFVIDRSGSMYPMKDEVIKGFNRVLEEHGDPEVLFTVCVFSDDISFPEVRTPADKVAPLDGKSYAPDGCTALNDAMGKTVTTLAKLTEEGEKVLFFVMTDGMENASTDYTTRDIRELVKKQTRKGWEFVFLGANISAEEEAEKRGISRSNNFVADDKGAKLVMCAMSEGVRRMRDDEDLADFDAELKEDYDKRGR; encoded by the coding sequence ATGAAAACAGTAAAAAAGTTAAACGTGGCTTTTGTGATAGACAGGAGCGGCTCCATGTATCCCATGAAGGACGAAGTGATCAAGGGCTTCAACCGGGTGCTGGAGGAGCACGGCGACCCGGAGGTCTTATTCACCGTCTGCGTGTTCAGCGACGATATCAGCTTTCCGGAGGTCCGGACGCCGGCGGACAAGGTGGCTCCCCTGGACGGCAAAAGCTATGCCCCCGACGGCTGCACGGCTCTCAACGACGCCATGGGCAAGACCGTCACCACCCTCGCCAAGCTGACGGAGGAGGGCGAAAAGGTGCTGTTTTTTGTGATGACCGACGGTATGGAAAACGCCAGCACGGATTATACCACCCGGGATATCCGGGAGCTGGTGAAAAAGCAGACCCGCAAGGGCTGGGAGTTCGTGTTCCTGGGAGCCAATATCAGCGCGGAGGAGGAAGCCGAAAAGAGGGGCATCTCCCGCTCCAACAACTTCGTAGCGGATGACAAGGGCGCCAAATTGGTCATGTGCGCCATGAGCGAAGGGGTGAGAAGAATGAGGGATGACGAGGATCTGGCTGATTTTGACGCCGAGCTGAAGGAAGACTATGACAAGCGGGGCAGATAA